The window ACCAAACAACCGATAACGGGCTGGTGATAATAGCCCTAAAGGGTTCCGTTATTAAAAACACACCGGTAAAGGGCCGGGTGATTGACGATAAAGGCAGCCCTTTGCCGGGGGTAAGTGTAAAGGTGCTTGGTACAAATGGCGGCGCAGTAACTAACGGCAATGGCGAATATGATGTATCGGTACCAGAGGGCGCATCGCTGGTGTTTTCCTATATCGGTTACCTGACGCAAACGGTAGAAGTTGGCACAAAAACGCAAATCAATGTAGTTTTAAAATTGGATGAAGCCAACCAGAAACTGAGCGAAGTAATTGTGGTTGGATACGGAACCCAGCGTAAAAGCGACCTTACAGGTTCTGTTGCTTCCATAAGTGCTAAAGATTTGGATAAAACGCCGGTGCTGGGCGCCGACCAGATGCTGCAGGGGCGCGTTAGCGGTTTGCAGCTTACCCAGTCAGACGGGCAACCCGGTAGTGCTACATCTATCCGCATACGTGGTACCAACTCCATCAACTCGGGCAACGAGCCTTTGTATGTGGTTGATGGCTTTGCAGGTGTCGGCAACCTTACCTCTATTAATCCCAGCGATATACAATCTATCGAGGTTTTAAAAGATGCATCGGCAACGGCAATATATGGTAGCCGCGGTGCCAACGGGGTAATACTTATTACCACCAAAAAAGGTAAAGCCGGGCAGCATGCTATAAATTTTGAATCGTACACAGGCTTACAGCACATTGCCCGTAAACTCCCCCTGATGGACGCCACGCAGTTTGGCAAATACCTGAACGAATATTATACGGAATATAACGCGGCTAACCCAGCCACCGCTAAAGCATTGCCTTATACCGACGACCAGATTGCCGGGTTTGGCAAAGGCACCGATTGGCAGGATGCGCTGTACCGCACCGCCCCCATACAAAACTACCAGCTTAGTTTTAACGGCGGCAGCAATGAAGCCCGCTATTACCTTAGTTTAAACCACTTTGACCAGGACGGTATTATGAGGGCCACCGGTTTCAGGCGCGAACTGATCCGTTTAAACCTTGACAGGAATATTGGGAAAAAGATTAAAATGGGTTTCTCATCTCAAATATCGTACAACGTACAGGCTGTTGACCCAAGTATAACAGGGGTAGGCTATGGTGCTGCCGGCGGCGCCCTGAGTATGAACCCTATTACCCCAGTACGCGATGCAAGCGGCGCGTATACCTTTGCAAATGCGCCTGCAGCCTATGTTGGCACCTACGGAAACCCGGTGGCCGCTGTAGAACTGGCAACAGACCGCATTGCCAATGCGCGCGGGCTTATTAATACCTTTGGCGAGTATGAATTTATCCCCGGCTTTAAATTTAAAAGCAGCTTTGGGGTTGATTATAATACGGCCAATGAAAACTCGTACCTGCCTACCACTATTTACATCGGGCAGCAAACCAGCGGAACGGCTTATTCATCCAATAATACAAGCTACAGCTGGTTAAATGAAAATACATTATCGTTTAATAAGCAATTCAACAAAATACATGTAATTGATGCGGTAGCCGGTGTTTCATTACAGGAGTTTAAAACCAAAGCATTCAGCAGCAGTGCACAGGGCTTTTTTACCGATAATTTAGGTACAGATAACCTGGCTTTGGGCGCCAATGTTTTAACGCCACAATCCAATACCTATAAAAACACCATTGCCTCCTATTTTGGGCGGGTTAATTACCGGCTGATGGAAAAGTACCTGTTTACTTTCACCATGCGTTCTGATGGGTCTTCCCGTTTCGGCACAACCAGGAAATGGGGTTATTTCCCATCCGGCGCATTTGCATGGAGGGCATCCGAAGAAAAATTCATAAAAAACATTAAACAGATCTCGGACCTGAAAATAAGGGCCAGCTATGGGGTTACCGGTAACCAGGAAATAGGATCGTACCAATCATTATCTCAATATGGCATAAACAGCTACTCTTTAGGCACTTCAACAACACGTGTGGTTGGTGTACAGCCCAATAATATTGCCAACCCTAAATTAAGCTGGGAGTCTACCGCTTCATTAGATGTGGGCGCTGATATGGGATTTTTTAATAATCGTATCAGCCTTACCGCCGATTATTATCATAAAACAACCAGCGATCTGCTGCTTAACTTCTCGATACCTCAGTCATCTGGCTTCTCAAGCATCCTGCTAAATGCCGGCAAAGTTGAAAACCACGGCATCGAGCTTTCTTTGACTACAAGAAATATCGAATCGGCAGGCTTTAACTGGTCAACCACCATTACCTATGCCGCCAACAAAAACAAGGTATTGGATATGAACGGCACCAACAACATATTGGTAGGCAACACAGGGCCGTACATTGTAACCAATGGCCTTGCGCCTTCCATTTTACGGATTGGCCAGCCAATAGGGTCGTTCTACGGCTATCATTTTGATGGCATATACCAAACGCAGGCGCAAATTACCGCGGCAGGTATATCGGGCGTGGTACCCGGCGACGCCATCATTCGCGATGTTGACGGCAATAAGATAATTAATGGCAACGACCGCGAAATTATAGGCCAGGCTGCGCCGAAGTTTATTTTCAGTATAAACAATACCCTGTCTTACAAAAACTTTGATCTTTCCATTTTTGCCCAGGGCGTACAAGGTAATAAGGTGCTAAACCTTACCAGCTATGCCCACAGTAACGGAACCACAGCAAACGTGTATGCCTATATGGCCAATGCCTGGAACGGCCCCGGCACCAGCAATACTATCCCCAGAGTGCTCAGCACATCCATCCGCAGCGCCGGTGTGGTAGATAATTACCTGGAAGATGGTAGTTATTTAAGGATACAAACGGTATCGTTGGGATACAACATACCGGTTTCGCCTAAATCACGAGTGTTTAAAACCTCAACAGTATATGTTACGGTGCAAAATGCATACACCTTCACCAAGTACACTGGTTATAACCCCGAAATAAACAGCTTTGGCGCGCAAAACCTGAATGCGGGTACACAAAACCTGAACCCCGGCAGCCAGAACTTAAACCTTGGGGCCGATGTTAACTCCTATCCGCCGTCAAGGACCTTTTTATTGGGGGTAAAATTAGGCTTTTAAACAAAAACATATTTAATACCATTTATATGAAGATAAGAATTTTAATGGCTGTAGCGATAGTTACCTTCAGCCTTACCTCGTGTAAGAAATTCCTTACCGAACAGCCGTACAGCTTTTTAACGCCCACCAATTTTTATAAAAACCAAGGCGATGCTACCGCTGCTTTAAACGGCGTTTTTAGTACCATGCAACCGCAAACCTTTTATCAGCGCACGGTTTACACCGTATCTGATAATGCTTCGGATTTGATGTATGCTGCACCTGGCTCCTCAACAGACAGGAACTCGTTAACCAACCACACGTTTGCCGCAGTAAATGGCGAAATTGCCAACTGGTACATTAACGATTACAAAATGATCAAGAATGCCAACGACGTTATTAAATACGTTCCGCCAATTTCAATGGACCCGGTTGAGCGGGCAAATATTGTTGGTAATGCCCGCTTTTTGCGCGCTTTGGGCTACTTTAACCTGCTTACCGCTTTTGGGCAGGTGCCGCTTATTACCGAACCCGTTACGGCTTCATCTCCCGATCTGTACCCCAAAAAGGCATCACTTGCCGTGCTTTATGACCAGGTTGTTGCCGATCTTCAGTATGCTGAAGCCAATTGTTATGCCGAGAAAAATATCATTGCCGGCAATAAGGGAAGGGTATCATCTGGCGCGGCATCGGCCTTACTGGCAAAGGTATTGCTAACGCGCGCCAAATCCGGGGCCGCAAAAGCTACCGATAGCCAGGACGCGCTCACCGAATGCAATAAAGTAATTAACGACAGCGGCTCATACAGCCTGCTTACCAATTATGCCAGCATATTCAGCTCGGATAATAAATATAATAAAGAGATAGTTTTTGCAGTACGCTTTGGTACCGCGCCCAATGTTGGCAATATCATATTGCGTATGTTTTATCCAACGGTATTAGGGGGGTATGGCTCTTTTTTTGCCCAGAACTACTTTTTTAATAATGGCTTCCCGGATGGCGACAGGGATGTGCGTAAAACCTACAGCATATCTAACAAGGCTGTTGACAGTAAGGGCGTAACCCAAACGGTAACCCCCTTTATTTATAAATTCAGGGATAGCCAGTGGAAACAGGATAATAACTCCCGGAGCGATTGGTTTGTATTACGCCTGGCCGAAGTGTACCTGCTGCAGTCAGAAGCCATGCATAACATCAATCCGGCCGATCCTAACAAGTTTAACGGGATAAATATAGTGCGGGCACGGGCCGGTTTATCGCTGCCAACAGACCAGCTGAACATGACCAACACCCCCACGCCCGATGCATTTATAGATGCCTTACTGGCCGAACGCGCGCGCGAACTTTGCGGAGAAGGACAACGCCGCTGGGACCTTTTACGTTTGGGCCGGTTGAAAACCGCTATGGCCACAATTGGTGTTACCGTAGATGATAACCATTTGCTGTTCCCAATCCCGCAATCTGAACAGGATGCCAATCCTAATTTATAATGGCATAAACCCCTAAGGTGCCGCCCCGGTAATTATCGGGGTGCCCTTTATGCAATATAATTAATATGCAAATCCCGGATGAAACACATCCGGGATTTTGTGCGTTTTGGGGAGATGGGGGCGCGCAAAGCACTCGTCATAAGCTGAGTTCCGGATGCTTTGAAATGTGGCAGGCAAACAAATCCATAACAAGCCCCTACTTCACCGCCTTTAAAAACGCCGACGCGTCATCACCTAATTTATAATTTAGACTGGTAAGCTTAGCTACGTACAATTTACGCACATCGGCCCATTTATAATAGGGAAAGCCGGCTTTTAAACCGGTTATATGCGCCTCCTTTTCGTTGAGTAAAACTTTAACCAGGTAATTTGCCGATCCTTTCTTTTTATAAAATATCCACTGGATATTCGAGCTTAAAGGCGCTACGTTGGAGGCCTGCCAGGCGGCATCAAATTGGTTGATATTTGGCGATACCTTGTCGGCACCCACAATACCCAGCAACGCGGCAAATGGCGAAATGGTTTCGGCATGGGCAAAACGAAGGTTGGCGTTTACCGGCCCGGTTTTTATAAAATCGTCGCTGGTGGTTATAAAATTGGCTAATAAAGGGGCGGCTATAATAACCTGTATACCATTGGGTTTTATACCCGGGCCTTTTACCAAAAAATCTTCAACGGCATCGGCACGGCCCAAAGCCTTTAACTCTTCGCAGGTAAAAAAGCGGGTAAAATCAAGATCTCCTGGTGCGATGTTTTTTTGGCCGATCTCCTCTTTCAACGAATATACGATGGTGGCAAAACCCCACATATCGCTTACTATTTTATCTGCCCATTTTTTATCCTGTGTTTTCAGAAAGTCCGGCTTAAAAAGCCTGGCGGTGATGTTTTTGTTCATCTCGTCAATATGTTCGGCTTTAACTATAATTGCTTTGTATTTTTCCCAATCATCCCCGTCTTTATAAGCCGTATAAGCCGGCGATTCGTCATAAAAACGCAGGTTTAAATCATCATTAGTCTCCGTTATTTGCGCCGAATCTTTTAATCCGGCCTTCAGTCCTGATAAAAAGGCGTCGGCGCTTTGTTTAGTGCGTATTTCTTTGGTAACAGTTACATTGAGTTTGGGGCTACGGGCAAATACATTACTGTAGTTGTGGTACATTCTGTTGCCTATCTCTTTCAGCTCGGCACGGCCCTCGGCTGATATGGATTTGGTGTTTCCTTTCTCTACCTTTTGCAGGCTAAGCACCATTTGTTTAAGCAGCCGGCCTTTGTCTGTAAGCATATTTGTACTATCAGCCTTCAATAAGATGCCATATATGGCAGTGGTATTTACATCCTTGGTTAAATGCCTTGCCCCATGCCTGCCTACGTGGTTAATAAACACCGGCTGGTAGCCCGCGGGCACGGGCGTATATTTTACAAACGGCGCCTTATACAGGGTTTTGGTACCTAAAAAAGCGGTGCCGCAATCCTGGGCGTGCGAGGTTAAGGCTGATGTTGTTAGGAGCAGGAGATATAAAAAGGCTTTTTTCATGGGTTATAATCAATAAACCCTCCCTTTTAGGAAGGGCTAAAAATACTAATTAAAAGTGGGCCCTAAGCGGGGGAGATTAGTCCCTCGCAAGCCTCCCCCTTCCGGGGCTACTGTGTGTACACATTTTAGGTTTGTACCACTAAATTAAAACGTTGTCATTTCGAACGAACAGGCAGGGCCTTTGAGTGCTGGCGTGAGGAGAAATCTTTTACGCCCTGCATTCCAAGCAGCTAATCGTGATGCAGGGCGTTGAAGATTTCTCTTTCGCGCTCCCCGCCATCCCCTCACATGCTCTATCGAAATGACATTTCCTTTAACTAAAAAGATGTGTACACACAGTACCCCCGGAAGGAGGGCTTAAAAAATCTCCCCTACTGGGGGGGAGATTTAGAGGGGTTTAATGCTGGTTACCGCTAAAATCATTTTGATAAGCACCGGCATCTTTACCCGGCGGGGTAATATCCGTTCCGTAAGTACCGGTTGTGGTTACCGCATGCATAGGTGTAAAATCAGTTTTACCCGCGTTAAGGCCTTTCGAACTTGATTTTAACCTAAAATTTGATGTACCCACCATTACAGCAGCCGGTGTTTGCAATGATACCGTCATCGGGCCCGGGTTGGCAGTATAATCAAACGCGGTTAAATCGTAACCGTAAAACGCGGGATCATTATCTTTTGGCGTGGTTGAATGTATATCGGCCGACTGGAATGTTGATACCCCATCCGCCGCATTAAACAAATCCACAATTTTTTGAGTTGAGCCGTAGTAGTATTGGTTGTTGTATTTAATGTTGGTTAAATCGGCATCGGCGGTTAAGCGTAAACCAAAACGGCAATTGGCAATAATATTATTATAAACCGTTCCACGGGCCGCCTTTTCAAAATTGATAGAGCCGCCACGACCTGATTTTGTTTGCCTGAAACCGCAGTTAACCATGGTATTATTATACATGTTAACATTGGTTTGGGTACCCGAGCTGCCTGCATCAGACGCTTTTAACGCGTTGGTTGCAGCGCCTATCATAAAGTTATAGGCCAAATCGCCAACGGTACCGCTCTTCATATTAAAAAACTCGCCGCCCGATTGGCCGCAAAGCTCAAAGGTATTACGCATTACGCTTATCTTGCCGCCTGCTACCCTGATGGCATCGTCCTTAGCGCCAAAAACCCACGAGTCTTCTAAAATGAAATTCCTGGTAATGTTGCCAAAGTAAATAATATACCTCGGGTCACCGCTTCCGTAAACACCGCTTTCGTTACCGCTCGCCGGACCACCTGCAAATTCAAGGTGGGTCCATTTAATGATCAAATCGCCGCCGGGGGTAGTACTTTTTGATGAAGGATCGGGCCAGCAAACTATGCCTCCCCACCATCCCTTAAAAACATTGGCGTAGTTTTGGGCTGCTGCCTCGGTATGGTAAGTATCGGCGTTTTGAACAGTAATATAGTTGGGCTTTTCTTTTGTGCCCAGGCTGATAAAAGTGCCGTGCATGATAATCTCCGGCGCTGTTTGGTAAGTTTTACCATCGCCAATAGCTATCAGTTTTACACCAGCCTCCATTTGCAGGGTATCGCCTTCGTTTACGGTGATATCGCTTTTAAAGTAATAGGTTTTGCCGCTAAGCATAGTACCTTTTACGGCTCCCTTAAGGGTATCGGAAGTAATACCGTTACTTACCTGGTGCAATGGCGGCGAAATAATTGCCAGTTCGGCTTTATGACATGCGCTTAAGGCCAATGAGGCAAGGCATGCAAAAAATATTTTGTTTAAGCTTTTCATCTTTAATATCATTATAATTTATACCGTAAACCAAGTATGTAATATTGCTTATACAGGTCTTTACGCACAGCTGTATTCTCGCCCGCTTTTTGCAGTTCAACATTTACCGCATCGGTCGGGTAAGGCCTTCTTATCTCCAGTTCGTAAGGCGTATTTAATAGGTTGGTTGCCTTAACATACAGGTACAGGTTGCCAAACAAACGTTTATCGGCAGATAAGTCAAGCGTGGTGAAACCTTTTTGCCAGATGTCATTATCCAGGTAAGGCGAAACCGTATTTAACCTGGCACCGGTGTACACAAATGATAGTTGCGCATTAAGCCCGTTTTTAACACTGCGGTATAATAAAGACAGGTTGCCAATATTTTTAGACTGACCTTGCAGCGACCGCGTTTGCTGTACCGTGCGGTGGGTTACCTGGCCCTGGTCGTTACGGTACTCTTCTTCCTTATCGGTAGTTATTTTTGAATTGGTGTAGGTGTAGTTAGCGCGGATACCAAAGCTTCTGAAGTATTTGGTGTAATCAAGCTCGAAACCATAGTTATGGGCATTACCAAAATTCTCGGGCCTTAATACAAAGCTTGTACCCGATTTTTCGATGGCGTATTCAACCGGGTTATTAATTGATTTATAAAATACACCAACCAATAACTGGTCAAGCGTTTTTGGGAAAAGTTCATAACGCAGGTCGAAGTTTTCGGCAGTGATCCGTTTCAGGTTAGGGTTACCCTGCTCGTTGTAAAGTGCATCCGGATCGCCGGCTGTATGCGGCACTAACTCGTAAAAGTTTGGCCGGCTGATGGCCGAGTAGTACGACAGGCGCAAATCCTGTTTTTCATTAAACTGGTATTTAAAGTTCAGGCTTGGCAGCAAATCGTAATATTTTATGGTACCATCCTTGCCCTCAATTGAAGGATCGGCCTGGGTGTGCCATCCCTGGCTGGTATGCTCATATCTTAGGCCCGCAATAGTTAGCAATTTACCGGTGGTTAATTTAACCTGGCCATATCCTGCGGCAACCTTTTCGGTAAAATCGTAATTAAGGGCGTTGGTTGGCGTGCCCTGGGTGTTAAACAAATCAAAAGTATTGGCATCTACATTGCCATTAAAAGTTTGCGCGGTGTTAGCAGCGCCTGGCCTCAGGTCGTACTCATCGTAGCTGCTGTGCCTGGTTTTATCGCGGTACATACCACCGGCGGTTAACTCAACCTTGTTATCAAACAAAACCGGGTTGTAAATAAAATTCAGGAACCCTGTTTTATCCTCGTCGGAGTTTTTGGCGAACGTGCGGCTTTGCGCTTTCAGGGCGTCAAAAGTAAATGGGGCCTGTACTATGCTTCCGTCTGCCTGTACATTCCGCCCTGTATTCAGGTTAAGCTCGGCCCTATCGGGCTCATTGGCTGTAGCTTTTGAGTAAACGGCAGTCCAGTTGATCCTGAAATTATCGGTTAGCTTATGATCGCCATGTAAATTGCCGTTTTTTATGGTTTGTATAGTTCTGTCGCTGCGGTAGGTTTGGCTTACCCTGCCTGTACCAATACCGGCGCGGCCAAGCTCTAAACTGGTATCTGAGCTGAACCTGTAAGTATTCTGTGTTAGGTTGATATAGTCCAGGTCGAGTGTAATTTTATTGGCGGGGTTAATACGGTAATCAAACTTGGTGATAACCCCGGTACGCTGCTGCTGGATATTGTAATTACGTTTTTCTATATCGGTAACCAGGGGTTGATTGTTTGCCGGGTTTACCTCGGTGCTAAAAAACGTACCGTTGGTTTGCCTGTAGGTATTTTGGTAGCTTAATGATACCAGGGCGCCAAACTTTTTATTGGCGCTGCGCCCGCCTATGCTTAAACCTGCTATAGTAGCCAGTGGCACTTTGTTTTCGCTGTAGTGAAAAGGTGCGGTTGTAAAATCGGCGCCGGTAGCTATGCGGCCGTCGGCACGCGGCGAGGTTTGTAAACTACCGCTATGATCAAATTTGGTAAAACCTTTGTTAAAAAAATTAGCTGCCAAACCCGTACCTAAGTTGGCACGAACGGTAAAATCATCCGGTGCATCTTTTAATACCAGGTTTATAGCGCCACCAATAGCATCACCTTCCATATTGGCCGTAAGTGATTTGGAAACCTCCAAACGGTCGACAATATCTGCCGGGAAAATATCAAGCGGCACATAACGATTTTTATTATCGGGGCTGGGGATTTTAACGCCATTTACAAGCGTATACTGGTAACGCGCATCCATACCGCGTATAATGGCATATTGTGCCTCGCCGTTGGTGCTGCGGTCAACAGATACGCCCGATACACGCTGGGTAACATTGGCAATGGTAATATCGGGCGATGCTTCGATAGTACGGGCCGATACCACATTTAACAAAGCCGGCGACCTGCGCTGCGCATTGGTGGCCGATTGATCGGTAGCTTTATCAGCCCGGCCGGATATGGCTACTTCGCTTAGGGCGTGTTCTTTTGTTTTTAAAGATAATTTAACGTTGGCGATAGCACCATCCTGTACAGCTACATCGGTTTCATCAGCTTCAAAAGAGATGTAATTGGCCTCAACTTCGTACTTGCCGGCTGGTACATTTTTAAAAACAAAGCTGCCATCAAGGCCAACACCGGTTGATGCTTTGAAGCTTTTATCTTTGCTTTTTAATTTAACCGTGGCGCCAAC is drawn from Mucilaginibacter ginsenosidivorax and contains these coding sequences:
- a CDS encoding TonB-dependent receptor, producing the protein MKKLLPLLIIFQFVISSFVFASGTIKGTVTDRKTGEPLVGATVKLKSKDKSFKASTGVGLDGSFVFKNVPAGKYEVEANYISFEADETDVAVQDGAIANVKLSLKTKEHALSEVAISGRADKATDQSATNAQRRSPALLNVVSARTIEASPDITIANVTQRVSGVSVDRSTNGEAQYAIIRGMDARYQYTLVNGVKIPSPDNKNRYVPLDIFPADIVDRLEVSKSLTANMEGDAIGGAINLVLKDAPDDFTVRANLGTGLAANFFNKGFTKFDHSGSLQTSPRADGRIATGADFTTAPFHYSENKVPLATIAGLSIGGRSANKKFGALVSLSYQNTYRQTNGTFFSTEVNPANNQPLVTDIEKRNYNIQQQRTGVITKFDYRINPANKITLDLDYINLTQNTYRFSSDTSLELGRAGIGTGRVSQTYRSDRTIQTIKNGNLHGDHKLTDNFRINWTAVYSKATANEPDRAELNLNTGRNVQADGSIVQAPFTFDALKAQSRTFAKNSDEDKTGFLNFIYNPVLFDNKVELTAGGMYRDKTRHSSYDEYDLRPGAANTAQTFNGNVDANTFDLFNTQGTPTNALNYDFTEKVAAGYGQVKLTTGKLLTIAGLRYEHTSQGWHTQADPSIEGKDGTIKYYDLLPSLNFKYQFNEKQDLRLSYYSAISRPNFYELVPHTAGDPDALYNEQGNPNLKRITAENFDLRYELFPKTLDQLLVGVFYKSINNPVEYAIEKSGTSFVLRPENFGNAHNYGFELDYTKYFRSFGIRANYTYTNSKITTDKEEEYRNDQGQVTHRTVQQTRSLQGQSKNIGNLSLLYRSVKNGLNAQLSFVYTGARLNTVSPYLDNDIWQKGFTTLDLSADKRLFGNLYLYVKATNLLNTPYELEIRRPYPTDAVNVELQKAGENTAVRKDLYKQYYILGLRYKL
- a CDS encoding TonB-dependent receptor: MKKEILHDKVFSVPHYRKFLLMLNWTFVLTFLFCLNVSANSYSQNVKVSLSLKDASLRKAIYTLEQKVQTRFLYSEQLLPQNKQVTLEVNNVPLLDVLNRILEDTGLAYQTTDNGLVIIALKGSVIKNTPVKGRVIDDKGSPLPGVSVKVLGTNGGAVTNGNGEYDVSVPEGASLVFSYIGYLTQTVEVGTKTQINVVLKLDEANQKLSEVIVVGYGTQRKSDLTGSVASISAKDLDKTPVLGADQMLQGRVSGLQLTQSDGQPGSATSIRIRGTNSINSGNEPLYVVDGFAGVGNLTSINPSDIQSIEVLKDASATAIYGSRGANGVILITTKKGKAGQHAINFESYTGLQHIARKLPLMDATQFGKYLNEYYTEYNAANPATAKALPYTDDQIAGFGKGTDWQDALYRTAPIQNYQLSFNGGSNEARYYLSLNHFDQDGIMRATGFRRELIRLNLDRNIGKKIKMGFSSQISYNVQAVDPSITGVGYGAAGGALSMNPITPVRDASGAYTFANAPAAYVGTYGNPVAAVELATDRIANARGLINTFGEYEFIPGFKFKSSFGVDYNTANENSYLPTTIYIGQQTSGTAYSSNNTSYSWLNENTLSFNKQFNKIHVIDAVAGVSLQEFKTKAFSSSAQGFFTDNLGTDNLALGANVLTPQSNTYKNTIASYFGRVNYRLMEKYLFTFTMRSDGSSRFGTTRKWGYFPSGAFAWRASEEKFIKNIKQISDLKIRASYGVTGNQEIGSYQSLSQYGINSYSLGTSTTRVVGVQPNNIANPKLSWESTASLDVGADMGFFNNRISLTADYYHKTTSDLLLNFSIPQSSGFSSILLNAGKVENHGIELSLTTRNIESAGFNWSTTITYAANKNKVLDMNGTNNILVGNTGPYIVTNGLAPSILRIGQPIGSFYGYHFDGIYQTQAQITAAGISGVVPGDAIIRDVDGNKIINGNDREIIGQAAPKFIFSINNTLSYKNFDLSIFAQGVQGNKVLNLTSYAHSNGTTANVYAYMANAWNGPGTSNTIPRVLSTSIRSAGVVDNYLEDGSYLRIQTVSLGYNIPVSPKSRVFKTSTVYVTVQNAYTFTKYTGYNPEINSFGAQNLNAGTQNLNPGSQNLNLGADVNSYPPSRTFLLGVKLGF
- a CDS encoding histidine-type phosphatase; translation: MKKAFLYLLLLTTSALTSHAQDCGTAFLGTKTLYKAPFVKYTPVPAGYQPVFINHVGRHGARHLTKDVNTTAIYGILLKADSTNMLTDKGRLLKQMVLSLQKVEKGNTKSISAEGRAELKEIGNRMYHNYSNVFARSPKLNVTVTKEIRTKQSADAFLSGLKAGLKDSAQITETNDDLNLRFYDESPAYTAYKDGDDWEKYKAIIVKAEHIDEMNKNITARLFKPDFLKTQDKKWADKIVSDMWGFATIVYSLKEEIGQKNIAPGDLDFTRFFTCEELKALGRADAVEDFLVKGPGIKPNGIQVIIAAPLLANFITTSDDFIKTGPVNANLRFAHAETISPFAALLGIVGADKVSPNINQFDAAWQASNVAPLSSNIQWIFYKKKGSANYLVKVLLNEKEAHITGLKAGFPYYKWADVRKLYVAKLTSLNYKLGDDASAFLKAVK
- a CDS encoding RagB/SusD family nutrient uptake outer membrane protein, with product MKIRILMAVAIVTFSLTSCKKFLTEQPYSFLTPTNFYKNQGDATAALNGVFSTMQPQTFYQRTVYTVSDNASDLMYAAPGSSTDRNSLTNHTFAAVNGEIANWYINDYKMIKNANDVIKYVPPISMDPVERANIVGNARFLRALGYFNLLTAFGQVPLITEPVTASSPDLYPKKASLAVLYDQVVADLQYAEANCYAEKNIIAGNKGRVSSGAASALLAKVLLTRAKSGAAKATDSQDALTECNKVINDSGSYSLLTNYASIFSSDNKYNKEIVFAVRFGTAPNVGNIILRMFYPTVLGGYGSFFAQNYFFNNGFPDGDRDVRKTYSISNKAVDSKGVTQTVTPFIYKFRDSQWKQDNNSRSDWFVLRLAEVYLLQSEAMHNINPADPNKFNGINIVRARAGLSLPTDQLNMTNTPTPDAFIDALLAERARELCGEGQRRWDLLRLGRLKTAMATIGVTVDDNHLLFPIPQSEQDANPNL